The stretch of DNA GGAGAAAAAGAAGTACGCATTGATATTGACGTGTTTAAAATGAACGCCTTAAAAATCAGCTTCAGCGACATTGAAAGCGCCATCGCCAATGAAAACCGTAATATTTCCGGAGGTGAGTTGCTCACCGATGGCGTCAGACGCACCCTGCGCGTGGTAGGTGAGTTTAAGGATGTGAATGAAATAAACGACATTATTGTAAAACATGAGCAGGGCGATGTGGTTTTTCTGAAAGACATCGGCACCGTATCCTTTGTGTACAAAGAAACCGAAAGCTACGCACGCTCACGCGATTTGCCGGTTGTTTCACTTGATGTAAAAAAACGTTCAGGTGAAAACCTTATCAATGCTGCGGATAAAATTCAGAAAATCATCCAGCGAGCACGGGAGAAAAAATTTCCGGAAAACCTGCATATCACCATCACCAATGATCAGTCTAAAAGAGCACGCCTTGCAGTAAGTAACCTGGAAAACAATATCATCTCCGGAGTTATACTGGTAGTGTTTGTATTGCAGCTGTTTATGGGCTTGCGCAATGCCATCTTTGTAGGCATAGCCATCCCACTATCCATGCTCATCAGCGTGCTGCTGCTGGGAGCAGCAGGAGTCACCCTTAACATGATGGTGCTATTTGGCCTGATTCTTTCGCTGGGCATGCTGGTAGACAACGGCATTGTAGTCGTGGAGAACACCTATCGGCTGATGGAGGAAGGATTGTCTCCCCTGCGTGCGGCCAAAGAGGGAGTGGGTGAGGTCGCCTATCCCATCATCACCTCTACGCTTACTACGTTAGCCGCATTTTCTCCGTTACTGTTCTGGAACGACCTGATGGGCGAGTTTATGAAGTACCTGCCCATTACGCTGATTACTTCCCTGAGTGCCTCTCTCTTTGTGGCATTGGTGATTAATCCCGTGCTCACAGCTCGTTTTATGAAGGTTCAGGCGCCTCATCACAAAGTACGCTACAGACCGCTCATCATCAGCCTGATTGTGATAGTAGTGATTATGGCGGGAGCCTATCTGGCCAGAATATGGATTATTGGCAACCTGATGGTGTGGGTTATTCTGATTACGTTGTTTAACGTTTTTATTCTTTCGCGGCTTTCTCTGTGGTTTCAGGAAAAAATACTTTCCCGTATTGAGCGCCTCTATACGCGCACTCTGCGCTTTGCTGTAACCGGTTACCGGCCGGTTTTGCTTGTAGTGGGTACATTTATGCTGCTTGTTTTTTCTATCATTCTGGTAGGGCTGAAAAAACCAGATATTACCTTTTTTCCTGTCAATGAACCTCAATACGTGAACATATTTATTGAGATGCCGCAAGGCACTGACATTGAAAAAACCAATGAGCTCACCCTGCAGATACAACAGAAGGTTTACGAGGCTTTGGCCGACTATGAATCCATAGTGGAAGCCATTATCACCAACGTAGGAGCTGGCACCTCTGACCCGATAGAGGGACCCAGCATGGCCGTTACTCCGCATAAGGCTAAAATCACCGTCAGTTTTGTAGACTATGAATTCAGAAACGGCATCAGCACCAGCATGGTGATGGAAAAAATCAGAGACAATCTGCGTGGTTTTCCGGGAGCTCGCATAACCATTGCCAAAAACCGCATGGGCCCTCCTGTAGGAAAGGAAATCAGTATTGAGGTTAGCGGTGAAGATTATCCCAGGCTCATCGCCCTGGCCGAAGGGATAAAATCTTACATTGAAAGCTACAACATACCGGGTATAGAAGAACTGAAGCTGGACCTTGAAACCGGCAAGCCCGAACTGCTCATTCATGTTGATCGGGGCGCAGCCAGACGCTATGGTCTATCTACCGGTCAGATAGGCATGGCCATTCGTACAGCCCTTTTTGGCAAGGAAGTGTCCAAGTTTAAGCAGGGAGAAGATGATTTCCCCATTATGGTTCGGCTAAATGAAGACTCCCGCCACAGCCTAAGCTCTATATTGAATCAGCATATTACCTTCCGTGATCAGAGCAGCGGCAAACTGGTTTCCATTCCTATATCCGCCGTAGCTACCATTGAATATACTTCGGCACTGGGCTCCATAAAAAGAAAAAACCTCAACCGCGT from Chitinophagales bacterium encodes:
- a CDS encoding copper transporter is translated as MKEENSTPSVIREFGLSTFAVNNRTVVFILALMLSLGGFFTYTSMPRESFPEVVIPTIYVGTTYPGNSPSDIENLITRPIEKEINTISGVDKITSTSVQDYSTIIVEFEFDVDVDKALREVKDAVDRAKKDLPSDLDQDPNVFELDFSEFPVMNVNLSGDMPIDYLKEYAEYLQDEIEKLPEISEAEIKGVGEKEVRIDIDVFKMNALKISFSDIESAIANENRNISGGELLTDGVRRTLRVVGEFKDVNEINDIIVKHEQGDVVFLKDIGTVSFVYKETESYARSRDLPVVSLDVKKRSGENLINAADKIQKIIQRAREKKFPENLHITITNDQSKRARLAVSNLENNIISGVILVVFVLQLFMGLRNAIFVGIAIPLSMLISVLLLGAAGVTLNMMVLFGLILSLGMLVDNGIVVVENTYRLMEEGLSPLRAAKEGVGEVAYPIITSTLTTLAAFSPLLFWNDLMGEFMKYLPITLITSLSASLFVALVINPVLTARFMKVQAPHHKVRYRPLIISLIVIVVIMAGAYLARIWIIGNLMVWVILITLFNVFILSRLSLWFQEKILSRIERLYTRTLRFAVTGYRPVLLVVGTFMLLVFSIILVGLKKPDITFFPVNEPQYVNIFIEMPQGTDIEKTNELTLQIQQKVYEALADYESIVEAIITNVGAGTSDPIEGPSMAVTPHKAKITVSFVDYEFRNGISTSMVMEKIRDNLRGFPGARITIAKNRMGPPVGKEISIEVSGEDYPRLIALAEGIKSYIESYNIPGIEELKLDLETGKPELLIHVDRGAARRYGLSTGQIGMAIRTALFGKEVSKFKQGEDDFPIMVRLNEDSRHSLSSILNQHITFRDQSSGKLVSIPISAVATIEYTSALGSIKRKNLNRVITIFSNVIGGYNATAINDKIKQALKTYELPPGYSIKFTGEQEEQAKTQQFLTTAFLIAVFLVFLIIVAQFNALHSPIIIMISVLFSTIGVFLGIAIFDMDIVILMTGIGIISLAGIVVNNAIVLMDYINLIRTRRRKELGLNGQRLPYPEIIESIVKGGTLRLRPVLLTAITTVLGLIPLAIGLNINFITLLQRWDPQIYIGGDNVVFWGPMSWTIIFGLTFSTFLTLIIVPVMYLLFDAAQYWLEKQWAKAGHELAGEEG